One segment of Helicobacter anatolicus DNA contains the following:
- a CDS encoding single-stranded DNA-binding protein — translation MFNRVVMIGNLTRDVELRYTPSGAAVATIGLASNRRYKKQDGSLADDTCFIDVKLFGRTAEVANQYLRKGSRVLIEGRLTYETWTDQMGNKRSRHTIAAEGLSMLDSKNGGATEGYSASAPMTSNNYNDTNVSATYSSANDNNGYAKQQSQKDYVHSVPEIDIDEDELPF, via the coding sequence ATGTTTAATAGAGTAGTGATGATTGGAAATTTGACACGTGATGTAGAATTACGTTATACACCCAGTGGTGCGGCAGTTGCCACAATTGGTCTGGCAAGCAATCGTAGATATAAAAAACAAGATGGAAGTTTAGCAGATGATACTTGTTTTATTGATGTGAAACTTTTTGGCAGAACCGCTGAAGTAGCAAATCAGTATTTGCGCAAAGGAAGCAGGGTTTTGATAGAAGGTAGGTTGACTTATGAAACCTGGACAGATCAAATGGGAAACAAAAGAAGCAGACACACTATTGCAGCAGAAGGTTTAAGTATGCTGGATTCTAAGAATGGTGGTGCAACAGAAGGTTATAGTGCCTCTGCCCCGATGACCAGTAATAATTATAATGACACTAATGTTTCTGCAACATATTCTAGTGCAAATGATAATAATGGGTATGCAAAGCAGCAATCACAAAAAGATTATGTACATAGTGTACCGGAAATAGATATTGATGAAGATGAATTACCTTTTTAA
- the rpsR gene encoding 30S ribosomal protein S18 produces the protein MERKKYSKRYCKYTEAKIEFIDYKDVEMLKHSLSERYKIMPRRLTGNTKKWQERVEIAIKRARHMALIPYIVDRKHVVENPFKI, from the coding sequence ATGGAAAGAAAAAAATATTCAAAAAGATATTGTAAATATACAGAAGCAAAAATTGAGTTTATTGATTATAAAGATGTGGAAATGTTAAAGCATTCTTTATCAGAGCGTTATAAAATTATGCCAAGAAGATTGACAGGAAATACTAAAAAATGGCAGGAGCGTGTTGAAATTGCTATTAAGAGAGCAAGACATATGGCACTTATTCCTTATATTGTGGATAGAAAACACGTTGTAGAAAATCCTTTTAAAATTTAA
- a CDS encoding tetratricopeptide repeat protein: MKQIIFLLISLSFVFGGDLNSDIKKARDFYEKGEFKQAKKYYSRACNKGIMLGCSGLGTLYERGLDVEQDLKKAKQYYDFACKRGDSFGCFHARLFEIGPKAEEYYEVMCDNLDATSCFRLADLYYKGLGVPKNFQDAAFYYQKACSLYDASACFNLGVLYEIGGDKVKQSAEIALAYFFLAKNYFEKECYQGNKNSCKILNLIKSFYE; this comes from the coding sequence AATAGCGATATTAAAAAAGCTCGTGATTTTTACGAAAAAGGAGAATTTAAACAAGCAAAAAAATATTATTCTAGAGCTTGTAATAAAGGTATCATGTTGGGATGCAGTGGTCTTGGGACGCTTTATGAAAGAGGGCTTGATGTAGAACAAGATCTCAAAAAAGCTAAACAATATTATGATTTTGCTTGCAAAAGAGGAGATTCTTTTGGTTGTTTTCATGCAAGACTTTTTGAAATTGGTCCAAAAGCAGAAGAGTATTATGAGGTTATGTGCGATAATTTGGATGCAACTTCTTGTTTTAGACTAGCAGATTTATATTATAAAGGACTTGGTGTTCCAAAAAATTTTCAAGATGCCGCATTTTATTATCAAAAGGCCTGTAGCCTTTATGATGCATCTGCTTGTTTTAATTTGGGTGTACTTTATGAAATTGGTGGTGATAAAGTTAAACAAAGCGCAGAAATTGCATTGGCTTATTTCTTTTTGGCAAAAAACTATTTTGAAAAGGAGTGCTATCAGGGCAATAAAAACTCTTGCAAAATCCTAAATCTTATAAAATCATTTTATGAATAA
- the rpsF gene encoding 30S ribosomal protein S6, whose product MRHYETMFIVKPTLVEEEIKAKIDFFKDIITKNGGNIVTCLDMGMRNLAYEIKKSKRGYYFVIYFQAEPSLVLELERLYRINEDILRFIVIKYESKKEQKAWQTLVDRANKKPEVKVQKIETKAEETVQ is encoded by the coding sequence ATGCGACATTATGAAACAATGTTTATTGTAAAACCTACTTTAGTAGAAGAAGAAATCAAAGCAAAAATTGATTTTTTTAAAGATATTATCACAAAAAATGGTGGTAACATCGTAACTTGTTTGGATATGGGGATGAGAAACCTTGCTTATGAGATTAAAAAAAGTAAGCGTGGTTATTATTTTGTAATTTATTTTCAAGCAGAGCCGAGTTTGGTATTGGAGCTTGAGAGACTTTATAGAATTAATGAAGATATTTTGCGTTTTATCGTGATTAAATATGAGAGTAAAAAAGAGCAAAAAGCTTGGCAAACTCTTGTAGATCGGGCAAATAAAAAACCTGAAGTTAAAGTACAAAAAATAGAAACAAAGGCTGAAGAGACTGTACAATAA